A window of Pedobacter lusitanus contains these coding sequences:
- a CDS encoding efflux RND transporter permease subunit — protein MLKLFIERPVLSTVVSIIIVTLGVLGLVSLPISQYPDIAPPTVQVSANYSGASADVVLKSVIVPLEQQINGVENMDYITSTAGNDGSGNITVSFKIGSDPNMAAVNVQNAVSRATPLLPQEVTKAGVTVQKKQTSTLLIFSVYSDNPQYDQTFLQNYVDINIVPEVKRIQGVGDASASGQMDYSMRIWLNPQAMASYGLVPADVTAALSDQNIQAAPGQFGERGGQAFQYVIKYPGTLVDTAQFGNIVIRSNDRSRLLRLKDIARIQLGALSYFNSTRTNGHPAVSINVAQVAGSNARDVIQQTLKVMDKASKTFPKGIHYVVLQSVDDFLTASIDKVLHTLFEAFILVFVVVFIFLQDFRSTLIPAISVPVAIIGTFFFLKLFGFTINLLTLFALILAIGIVVDDAIVVVEAVHAKLDSGYTSAREASIDALGEISSAIVSITLVMSAVFIPVSFIGGSSGVFYKQFGLTLAIAIILSAINALTLSPALCALFLKSHHEKGKAKMSFMEKFYTAFNTSFERMSNKYANTIAFFSNRKWIPLTILGTFMIALFFLAKNTATGFVPNEDLGAVNCNITLPPDASLERTDEVTRKIEKLAHTIPEINNVLAITGRGQLSGTGSNYATVVMRLIPWDKRKRDVQAIISELIKKSADITEAEVKFFAPATIQGFGTTNGFAFQLQDRTGGEIPQFYKASKDFLSALSERPEIQFATTSFNPNFPQYLMNMNVPKIKDAGLNVVDITSAMQGYFGGVYASNFNQFGQQFRVMVQSSPEYRMTPESLNGVFVRTPDGQMVPITEFFTLTQTYGPQAITRFNLYNSISINGTPNPAYSSGQAISAIQEVAAKTLPAGYSYEFSGITREELAGNSQTIFIFLLCLVFVYLLLSAQYESYLLPLSILLTIPVGTAGAFMFAHLFGISNNIYVQITLVMLIGLLAKNAILIVEFAVERRRSGMEIVEAAVKGAQARLRPILMTSFAFILGLVPLMLATGAGANGNRSIGVGAVGGMFIGTVFGLFITPTLFIVFQTLQERMKKKPNHKL, from the coding sequence ATGTTAAAGCTATTTATTGAACGTCCGGTGTTATCAACCGTGGTCTCTATTATTATAGTTACCCTGGGTGTACTGGGCCTGGTTTCCCTTCCCATTTCCCAATACCCTGATATTGCGCCGCCAACTGTCCAGGTCTCTGCCAACTATAGCGGCGCCAGTGCAGACGTAGTGCTCAAAAGTGTGATAGTCCCGCTGGAACAGCAAATCAACGGGGTAGAAAATATGGATTATATTACCTCTACTGCCGGCAATGACGGATCAGGAAATATTACAGTCAGTTTTAAAATTGGCAGTGATCCGAATATGGCTGCGGTCAATGTACAGAACGCAGTTTCAAGAGCTACCCCTTTATTACCGCAGGAAGTAACCAAAGCCGGGGTAACCGTACAGAAAAAACAAACAAGTACACTACTGATTTTCTCGGTTTACAGTGATAATCCACAATATGATCAGACCTTTTTACAGAACTACGTAGACATTAATATTGTTCCCGAAGTTAAAAGGATTCAGGGAGTTGGGGATGCTTCTGCTTCAGGTCAGATGGATTATTCTATGCGTATCTGGCTTAATCCGCAGGCTATGGCCTCTTATGGACTGGTACCGGCTGATGTTACAGCTGCACTGTCTGATCAGAATATACAGGCAGCCCCGGGGCAGTTTGGTGAACGTGGTGGACAGGCATTCCAGTATGTGATCAAGTATCCCGGTACACTGGTTGATACTGCCCAGTTTGGCAATATAGTGATCCGTTCTAATGATCGCAGCCGGTTGCTGAGACTTAAGGATATTGCCCGTATCCAGCTCGGTGCCCTGAGTTATTTTAACAGTACCAGAACCAACGGACATCCTGCGGTATCCATTAATGTGGCTCAGGTAGCTGGTTCCAATGCAAGAGATGTGATCCAGCAAACACTCAAAGTCATGGATAAAGCTTCTAAAACATTTCCTAAAGGCATACATTATGTGGTGCTGCAGAGTGTGGATGATTTTCTGACGGCTTCCATTGACAAGGTGTTGCATACCTTATTTGAAGCCTTCATTCTGGTATTTGTCGTTGTCTTTATTTTTCTCCAGGATTTCAGGTCAACACTTATTCCGGCCATCTCTGTTCCGGTGGCAATTATAGGGACATTTTTCTTTTTGAAACTATTTGGTTTTACGATTAATCTGCTTACCCTTTTTGCACTCATTCTGGCAATTGGTATTGTCGTCGATGATGCCATTGTAGTTGTGGAGGCCGTCCATGCCAAACTGGATAGTGGTTATACTTCTGCCAGGGAAGCCAGTATTGACGCTCTTGGAGAAATATCCAGTGCTATTGTGTCTATTACGCTGGTTATGTCTGCCGTATTTATTCCCGTCAGTTTCATTGGCGGGTCTTCAGGAGTCTTTTATAAACAGTTTGGACTTACATTGGCTATAGCAATTATCCTTTCGGCAATTAATGCACTGACACTCAGTCCTGCACTTTGTGCTTTATTCTTAAAAAGTCATCATGAAAAAGGAAAAGCCAAAATGAGTTTTATGGAGAAATTCTATACTGCTTTTAATACTTCTTTTGAGCGGATGAGTAATAAATATGCCAATACCATTGCCTTTTTCAGTAACAGAAAGTGGATTCCACTGACCATACTTGGCACTTTTATGATTGCACTGTTTTTCCTGGCTAAAAATACAGCTACCGGATTTGTCCCTAATGAGGATCTTGGAGCAGTTAACTGTAATATAACCCTGCCTCCGGATGCTTCTCTGGAAAGGACTGATGAGGTAACCCGTAAAATAGAAAAACTGGCGCATACGATACCGGAAATTAATAATGTACTGGCTATTACCGGCCGGGGACAGCTTTCCGGAACCGGGAGTAATTATGCAACGGTAGTCATGCGGCTCATCCCATGGGATAAGAGAAAAAGAGATGTTCAGGCTATTATCAGTGAACTGATCAAAAAATCGGCTGATATCACAGAGGCTGAAGTTAAGTTTTTTGCTCCGGCTACTATACAGGGCTTTGGAACAACCAATGGTTTTGCCTTTCAGCTTCAGGATAGAACAGGCGGAGAAATTCCACAGTTTTATAAGGCCAGTAAAGACTTCCTGTCGGCTTTGTCAGAACGACCGGAAATCCAGTTTGCCACTACCTCGTTTAATCCGAATTTTCCGCAGTACCTGATGAATATGAATGTGCCTAAAATTAAGGATGCAGGTCTTAATGTGGTGGATATTACTTCGGCGATGCAGGGTTATTTCGGTGGTGTTTATGCTTCGAATTTTAATCAGTTCGGACAGCAGTTCAGGGTAATGGTACAATCTTCACCCGAATACAGGATGACCCCGGAAAGTCTGAATGGTGTTTTTGTCCGTACCCCGGATGGACAAATGGTTCCGATAACGGAGTTTTTTACCCTGACCCAAACTTACGGACCACAGGCGATCACCCGTTTTAATTTATATAATTCAATCAGTATTAACGGTACACCTAATCCAGCTTATAGTTCTGGTCAGGCGATCAGTGCGATACAGGAGGTTGCTGCAAAAACTCTTCCTGCAGGATACAGCTATGAATTTTCTGGAATTACCAGAGAAGAGCTGGCAGGAAACAGCCAGACAATTTTCATCTTTTTGCTTTGCCTGGTCTTTGTGTATTTATTGCTTAGTGCACAGTATGAGAGTTATCTGCTGCCATTATCTATTTTACTGACTATACCTGTTGGTACTGCAGGTGCCTTCATGTTTGCACATTTGTTTGGCATCAGTAATAATATTTACGTACAGATTACCCTGGTTATGTTAATCGGATTACTGGCTAAAAATGCCATTCTGATAGTTGAATTTGCTGTAGAAAGAAGACGTTCAGGTATGGAGATCGTGGAAGCTGCTGTAAAAGGAGCACAGGCAAGGCTCAGACCTATACTCATGACTTCATTTGCATTTATCCTGGGTCTGGTACCACTGATGCTGGCTACCGGTGCCGGTGCAAATGGTAACCGTTCTATTGGTGTCGGGGCTGTAGGAGGGATGTTTATCGGAACGGTCTTTGGCCTTTTTATTACCCCAACTTTATTTATTGTGTTTCAGACTCTTCAGGAGAGGATGAAGAAGAAACCCAATCACAAATTATAA